GAGGTACGAAAAGGACTATCTGCGCGGCCTGAGCACTTGGTATATCTACGACCAGCATGGCTACATCGAGTATGACGGCCAGGTGGTTTATCCGCCAGAAGACCCAAACACGCCGGTTCTGCGCATCAATAGCAATACTCTTTTTAAGCGGCGTCCGCTGGACTCCTCGCAGCTAGCAGCGAGTGAAGTCGTGTCGGTGCAGGCGGGTACGGCCTTCAAGCTTCAGTCCTATGCCTATGCCGACAGCAGCGGCTCCTTTAACCGGCACATCAAGTTTGCGCTGAAGTACGAGAAGGACTACATCCAGTACCTCAGCACTTGGTACGTCTACGATGGCCATGCCCGAGTGGAGATCGGCGGTAAGGTCGTCTATCCGGTGCCGAAGCCGACGCCGCCCACGACGCCTTCGTATTCTGGATATAGCTTCCGGCTGCCGGGGAATGTCAGCACGTTCTACACGGATCAGCCGATTATTCCGGGGGGCAGCTTCACCTGGGGTGAGGCGACCAAGGATGGCACCCGAATTCCCGATAGCGTGGACATTGTCGATAGCATTATTGCGCTGGCGCGCCAGCTAGAGCGGGCTCGTCAACAAATCGGCCAGCCTTTCCTGGTGAACTCCTGGTATCGCCCACCGGCTATCAATGCGGCGGTGGGCGGCGTGTCCAATAGCCAGCATCTCTACGGCAAGG
This genomic stretch from Geitlerinema sp. PCC 7407 harbors:
- a CDS encoding D-Ala-D-Ala carboxypeptidase family metallohydrolase, with translation MVQQILRIRQDTLFKLRPEPGSTLAAEEIYSVKAGTTYEIQSYAYADANGPFDGHIKFALKNTSIRNLNTWFVYNLHVQVEFDGKVVYPQEDQENLPVLYVTRDTLLKRRPLQSSNLSADEIYEIKSGTSYSLHSYAYADAQGDFSSHIRFALRYEKDYLRGLSTWYIYDQHGYIEYDGQVVYPPEDPNTPVLRINSNTLFKRRPLDSSQLAASEVVSVQAGTAFKLQSYAYADSSGSFNRHIKFALKYEKDYIQYLSTWYVYDGHARVEIGGKVVYPVPKPTPPTTPSYSGYSFRLPGNVSTFYTDQPIIPGGSFTWGEATKDGTRIPDSVDIVDSIIALARQLERARQQIGQPFLVNSWYRPPAINAAVGGVSNSQHLYGKAVDLQVNGYSGRRLANAVMLWWPGGVGIYSNLPDVLHLDIGPRRVWGF